A stretch of the Vigna radiata var. radiata cultivar VC1973A chromosome 7, Vradiata_ver6, whole genome shotgun sequence genome encodes the following:
- the LOC106766186 gene encoding patellin-4-like, translating to MSICETTGEDKTPCREDATIMMPITLQERRLRLGIETYLSFLGKRTRTEKKRSVLQGQTTTVTFSDKEHGPEEVEMWGISLLADERSDVILLKFLRTRDFKVKDVFNMLKNIVRWRKEFGIDALVLEDFIID from the coding sequence ATGTCCATCTGCGAAACCACAGGAGAAGACAAAACCCCGTGCCGCGAAGACGCCACTATCATGATGCCCATCACGctgcaagaaaggaggttgcgCCTGGGCATCGAAACCtacctctccttcctgggaaAACGCACTAGAACGGAGAAGAAGAGAAGTGTTTTGCAGGGTCAAACAACAACAGTGACGTTTTCGGACAAGGAACATGGTCCAGAGGAAGTTGAGATGTGGGGAATTTCGTTGTTGGCGGATGAGAGGAGCGATGTGATTCTTCTAAAGTTTCTGAGAACGAGGGATTTCAAGGTAAAGGATGTGTTCAACATGCTCAAGAACATCGTGCGTTGGAGGAAGGAATTCGGAATTGACGCTCTGGTCCTAGAAGATTTCATAATTGATTAG